From the Deltaproteobacteria bacterium genome, one window contains:
- a CDS encoding phage tail protein codes for MPVKFSREVLKGSTKNTAGDFNQQSRFSVEIEGVTIGGVHKVDGLDHEHEMVAYQDADDHFQRIRPGRQKVGTLVLERDWSSSTEFYDWFKTVYEGNVQRKSISIVYMTDDGGESTRVNLHECWPKKWKLSGLNSRTSGHVSETLEIMYEKVDFA; via the coding sequence ATGCCAGTGAAGTTCAGCCGTGAGGTCCTCAAAGGGAGCACCAAGAACACCGCCGGCGACTTCAACCAGCAGAGCCGGTTCTCGGTCGAGATCGAGGGCGTCACCATCGGCGGCGTCCACAAGGTGGACGGCCTCGACCACGAGCACGAGATGGTCGCCTATCAGGATGCCGACGATCACTTCCAGCGCATCCGCCCCGGCCGCCAGAAGGTGGGCACGCTGGTGCTGGAGCGCGACTGGTCGTCGAGCACCGAGTTCTACGACTGGTTCAAGACGGTCTACGAGGGCAACGTCCAGCGCAAGAGCATCAGCATCGTGTACATGACCGACGACGGCGGCGAGTCCACGCGCGTCAACCTGCACGAGTGCTGGCCGAAGAAGTGGAAGCTCTCCGGGCTGAACTCGCGCACCTCTGGGCACGTCAGCGAGACGCTCGAGATCATGTACGAGAAAGTCGACTTCGCGTAG